AGATACCCTTCGATTCCGAGAGAAAGCGCATGACCACGATTCATAAGGGAGAAAAGGGAGGCTTTATCTCATTTACGAAGGGCGCCCTTGAGCAACTTATCGAGCAGTCCGATTACATTTTTACGCCGGAGGGAGAGGTTCCCATCGACCAGAATATGATCGCTGAGGCGGGCGATCGAATGGCGGACGACGGCCTGAGGACACTGGGCATCTGTATGCGGCGGTGGGACAAACTTCCGGACGAGATTTCACCGGAGACGGTGGAATCGGGGCTTACCATCCTGGGGATAGCGGGTCTGATGGACCCGCTTCGGGAGGAGGCAAAGGACGCGGTGAATTTGTGCAGGACGGCCGGCATCAAGCCGATCATGATAACGGGAGACCACCCGTTGACCGCCTCTGCGGTGGCAAGACGCCTCGGAATAATGGGGGAAGATTCGGGGATGGCCATGACGGGGACGGAGCTTTCGGGGCTGTCACTGGAGGATTTTGAGAAGCGTGTCGAGGACGTGCGCGTCTATGCGAGGGTTGCCCCGGAACAAAAGCTGAAGATCATAAAGGGACTCCAGGACAAGGGGCAGTATGTCGCCATGACCGGGGACGGTGTCAACGACGCGCCGGCGCTCAGGAGGGCCGATATCGGCGTCGCCATGGGAATCACCGGGACCGACGTATCGAAAGAGGCCGCCCATATGATCCTCCTCGACGACAATTTCGCGACCATCGTAAAGGCCGTAAAAGAGGGGAGGCGAATATTCGACAATATTCGAAAATTCATACGGTACTCCCTGACGAGCAATTCCGGGGAGATTTGGACCTTGTTTCTGGCGCCGATCCTGGGCCTTCCGATACCCCTTTTGCCCATCCATATATTATGGATCAATCTGGTGACGGACGGCCTTCCCGGGCTCGCGCTGGCCGTTGAGCCCGCCGAGAAAGAGGTCATGCAGAGGCTGCCGAGGCATCCCCAGGAGAGCATATTTGCCCACGGACTTGGCATTCAGGTTATTTGGGTGGGGCTCCTGATGGGTATCGTGTGTCTGGCCACCCAGGCGTGGTCTATTAAGATGGGGGATATTCACTGGCAGACGATGGTGTTCACGATTCTCTGCTTTAGCCAGCTGGGGCTTTCCCTGGCGATAAGATCGGAGCGGGAATCGTTTTTTGTCCAGGGGATTTTTACCAACAAGCTGTTGATCGGCGCGCTGGTCTTTACCGTAGCCCTTCAGCTGGCGACTATATATGTGCCGTTTCTGAACCCGATTTTTCACACGGCGCCTCTGACGTTAAACGAGCTTGCGATTACCCTGATCCTTTCATCGGTTGTCTTTGCGGCGGTGGAGATAGAGAAACTTGTCCGAAGGATAAGACGGCATCCGGGGTATTCCCTTGACGCACGGGCCGAGGGCTGACCTGATTTATTACGAAGTAGACAGCCTGTTTTTTTAGCAGGGCGGTTTTTTTAGCGGGGGAAAGACAAATTTCACTAACATGCTAACAATATTACAATATTGAAATTGGGGAAATTGATACATAATCACAATATGCAAGAGGATTATGGAGGAAAATCATGGACATGAAGATAAAGGACGATTTTGTAAAGCTGTGGAAGAAGTATTTCAAGGGCGCCGAACTACCGGTTGTCTTTTACTACACGGATAATGTCAAGGGTGTGGAGGGAGCCAAAAAAGCCTCGGAACACCGGTGCTTTATATGCGACCTGGCCAAGGTCAGGAAGGGGAAGCCTTTGGCCTTCGGTGTCGAGTCGGTCGCCTGCAACGGCGGAAAGAGGTATCTCGGTTTTACGACTGAGATAATGCCCGATTTCGAGTATTTCCTGTCGTGCGGCATCCCCGGCAGGCTCGATGGGGAGAGATACAAGAAGTCGCCGGAGCTGGTAAAGGAGTCGATGAAGAAGTTCAAAGATTTCAAGGCCCCCGAGGAATATGTGGTCTTCAAAAGGTGGGACAGTATCGAAGAGGGGGATGAGCCGGAGGTAGTGATCTTCTTCGCGGTGCCGGACGTCCTTTCCGGGCTCTTTACGCTGGCCGGCTTTGACGAGGCGGACCCGAACATGGTCTTTACCCCGTTCGCCGCGGGGTGCGGCTCCATCGTCCACTATCCCTATCTGGAGAAGGACGCCGAAAACCCGAGGGCGGTGATCGGAATGTTTGACGTCTCCGCAAGGCCGTGCGTGCCGAAGGAAGTCCTCACCTTTGCCGTGCCGATGAAGAAATTCGTAAAGATGGTAAAAAACATGGACGAGAGCTTTTTGATCACCGGCTCGTGGGATATGGTGAGAAAGAGGATAGGGTGATAAGGCTCGACATAAAATTGAGTTGTTTAAAAAGCTGAGGGGCCGAAGGTTTAAAACGGGCCCTC
The nucleotide sequence above comes from Candidatus Zymogenus saltonus. Encoded proteins:
- a CDS encoding DUF169 domain-containing protein, translating into MDMKIKDDFVKLWKKYFKGAELPVVFYYTDNVKGVEGAKKASEHRCFICDLAKVRKGKPLAFGVESVACNGGKRYLGFTTEIMPDFEYFLSCGIPGRLDGERYKKSPELVKESMKKFKDFKAPEEYVVFKRWDSIEEGDEPEVVIFFAVPDVLSGLFTLAGFDEADPNMVFTPFAAGCGSIVHYPYLEKDAENPRAVIGMFDVSARPCVPKEVLTFAVPMKKFVKMVKNMDESFLITGSWDMVRKRIG
- a CDS encoding cation-translocating P-type ATPase produces the protein MDDEYSIPRSFLLTKDSVIEDGHLLSSEEVFRLLGASPKGLLPGEAAARLARYGPNELKEKRKKHPLMMLFDQFSDFMIIILIAAAVIAGFIGEASDAIAIVVIVVLNAVIGFVQEYRAEKAMEALKKMASPATTVLRNGIPATVQSSDLVPGDVVVLEAGNIIPADLRLIEAVRLKVEEAALTGESLPVEKDTDPLKEVDIPLGDRRNMAYRGTFVAYGRGAGVVVATGMETEIGKIAAMLQSGEEVKTPLQKRLTRLGKKLAISVLVICAVVFSVGVARGEPIMDMLLTAISLAVAAIPEALPAVVTISLAISARKMVKQNVLIRKLPAVETLGSVTYICSDKTGTLTMNMMVVEEIYVDGRIVTRDDFSCENLMLDGTDILVKAMALSNDANKDKDGNIIGDPTEAALFAAAEKCGSDKAVLEKTFPRVAEIPFDSERKRMTTIHKGEKGGFISFTKGALEQLIEQSDYIFTPEGEVPIDQNMIAEAGDRMADDGLRTLGICMRRWDKLPDEISPETVESGLTILGIAGLMDPLREEAKDAVNLCRTAGIKPIMITGDHPLTASAVARRLGIMGEDSGMAMTGTELSGLSLEDFEKRVEDVRVYARVAPEQKLKIIKGLQDKGQYVAMTGDGVNDAPALRRADIGVAMGITGTDVSKEAAHMILLDDNFATIVKAVKEGRRIFDNIRKFIRYSLTSNSGEIWTLFLAPILGLPIPLLPIHILWINLVTDGLPGLALAVEPAEKEVMQRLPRHPQESIFAHGLGIQVIWVGLLMGIVCLATQAWSIKMGDIHWQTMVFTILCFSQLGLSLAIRSERESFFVQGIFTNKLLIGALVFTVALQLATIYVPFLNPIFHTAPLTLNELAITLILSSVVFAAVEIEKLVRRIRRHPGYSLDARAEG